The genome window CTCCGCCACGCCGTGGCAGTGCGGACATCTCAGCGGGCCTCGTGCAGCGGTATCACCACCGCCTGCTGCGCCGGGGCGCTGAAGCCGAAAGGATCGCCGCCTTCCTCGACCAGTTCGCGGATCGCGGCCACGGCCTGTTCCGGCTCCACGCGCTCCAGGCAGGCATGGTGGCCCTCGGGGCACTCGCTGCGGAAGCAGTTTCGGCAGGGGACATCGTGAAACAGCACGCGTTGCGGCACCTGCCAGGGCGTGTGCTGGGGATTGGTCTGGGCATACAGGTCGACGATCGGCGTGCCCAGCGCGGCGCTGAGGTGGGCCGGCCCGGAATTATTCGACAGCACGACCATGGCCAGGGCGATAGCCGCGCCCAGTTCGCCCAGGCTCAGTGCCCCCGCCAGCGGCAGCGCCGCCCCCGGCGGCACCTGGGCCTGGGTCAGGATGTCGCGCACCAGCTCCGCCTCGCTGGCCACACCGGTGAGCACGACCTGGTGGCCGAGCTCATGGTAGACCAGCTCGACGGCGCGCGACCAGTGGCGCGCCGGCCAGCGGCGCGAGGCGGCGCTGGCGCCCGGGTGCATCAGCACGAAGGGCTGGCTGACGCCGTGTGCCGCCAGCCGGGCGCGCACGGCGGCGATGTCGGCTCCGTGCAGCCGGAAGGACAGGGCCTCGTTGTCGCTGCGCGCGCCGACCTGGGCGACCAGGTCGAGCTGGCGCCTGACCTCGTGGCGGATGCCCTCGGCGGGCTCGGTCTCCTTCACCCAGTCGGTGAGCAGGGCGTAGGGGTTCTCGCGGCAATGCGCCAGGCGCAGCGGAATGCCGGCCTGGTGGAGGAGCAGGGCGGCGGGCAGCGGACTCTGGCTGAAGCAGGTGAAGATCACGGCGCCGTCGAAGCGCCGCGCGCGCAGCCGTGCCGCGATCTCCGGTGCGTCCGCCTGGCCCGCAGCCTGCCTGACCCAGGGCGCCGCGTAGTCGATGACTTCGTCCAGCTCGGGAAGGTGGTCGCGCAGGAGCGCGCCTGCGGACGAGGTCAGCAGGGTCAGGCGCCGCCCCGGCAGGCTTTCCTTGAGGGCGCGGAAGGCGGGCGTGCACATCAGCACGTCGCCGAGATTGTCGAGGCGCACGCACAGGATGTTGCGGGCCTCGTTCCAGCGCGGCGCGTTCATGGCCGCTCTCCCGGATGCGCCGGCGCCGCCGCCAGGCCGGGAGCCGGAATCGCCCCGGCCCCTTCGAAGAACCCGCCGGCCACGATGTCGGGCCAGCGCCAGCGCGACCGCAGCCATTCGGTCTCGTTGCCCACGTCGAGCAGCACCGTGCGGCAGCCGGCGCGCCTGCCGGCCTCGACGTCGTCGAGGATGTCGCCCACCATCCAGGAAGAGGGCAGGTCGATCCGGTGCTCCAGCGCCGCCCGCCGCAGCAGGCCCGGCGCCGGCTTGCGGCAGGTGCAGGCCGTGGCGAGGGCGGGGACCGTTCCGTCGGGGTGGTGGGGGCAATAATAGAAGCCGTCCAGGCGCACGCCTTCGCCCGCCAGCAGGGCGCGCAGGTGGCGCCAGGAACGGTGCAGCGCCGTCGTGTCGAAACGGCCGAGGGCGAGGCCCGCCTGGTTGCTGACCACGAACAGCCGGTAGCCCAGGCGCGCCAGGCGCCGCAGGGCCGGGGCGGCGCCCGGCGCCAGCAGCATGCGCGCCGGATCGAGGTTGTAGGGCAGGTCTTCGAGCAAGGTGCCATCCTTGTCGAGGAAGACCGCGCTGCGGCGCGCGCCCGGCGCCGGGCTGGGAGCAGAGGCCGGCATCATGGCCAGGAGGTCTCGCGCATGGGGAGCACCGTCAGCTCCGGGATGACCGATCCGGCCGGCATGCACAGGACAGGAAGGATGGCGCGCGCCACGTCGGCCGGGTCTTGCAGCAGGCCGGGATCGAGCTCGGGAAAGCGGTCGAGCAGGAAGGGCGTGCGCATCCCGCCCGCCACCACCGCCGTCACCTTGATGCCTTCGGCTCGCAGCTCCGCGTGCAGCGCATGCGACAGGCCGAGCAGCCCCCATTTGCTGGCATGGTAGGCGGCCGCGTTGGGCCAGGCGCGCTTGGCGGCGGTCGAGGTGATGTTGACGATGTGGCCGCCCCCCGCCGCGCGCATCGGCGCGATCGCCGCGCGCGCCAGGTAGAAGGGACCGTTCAGGTTGGTGTCGACGATGCGTCGCCATTCGTCGGGCGAGAGCTCGGTGCAGGGGCGGGTGGAGTCGGTGCCGGCATTGTTGACCAGGATGTCGAGCCGGCCGTCGCGGGCCACGATGCGCTCCACCAGCACCGCGCCGGCCTGCGGGTCGCGCACGTCGAGCAGGGCGTGCCCGGCCTGGCCGCCCGCGGCGCGCAGGCTGCCGGCATGATCGGCGGCCCGGTCTTCGTGGACGTCCGCCACCACCACCCGCGCGCCCGCCTCGGCGAGCGCCGCGCACAGCGCCGCGCCCAGGCCGCTCGCGCCGCCCGTCACCAGCGCCACCTTGTCCTTGAGTTCCCGGCGCGCTTCCTTGCTCGCTGCCTTGCTGTCGGCCTGCATGGTGCGTCCTTTCAATGTTGTTTGCTGAGCGCCCCGCCCGAGGGCAGGCCCTGGCCCTGGCCCGGCAGGCCCTGGGCATCGGCGCGCCACACGGCCCGCGCATACACGCCGCACATGCGCTCGGCCACGCTGCGCCAGGTATAGCCGTCGTGCACGCGCCGCAAGCCGGCCAGCCCGAGCCGACGCGCTCGCCTGGGATGGCGCGCCAGGTCGGCCAGGCGTTCGGCCAGCGCGCCGGGCGCGCGCGGCGGCACCAGGTATCCGGTACGGCCATCGACCACGGTGCTGCGGATGCCGCCCACGTCGGCCCCGACCACCGGGGTGGCGCAGGCCATGGCCTCGAGTGGCGTGATGCCGAAGGGCTCGTACCACGGAGTGGTGACGAAGACGTCGGCCGCGCTGTAGAACTCGCGCAGTTCGGCACGCGGCACCGGGCCCGTAAATATGACCTGCTCGCGCAAGCCAAGTTCCGCAGTCAGGGCGCGCAGGCGCGCCAGTTCCGCCGCCTCGGGACCGTCGTCGAACCTGGGCGGCCCGCCCGCCACCAGCAGGCGCGCGCGCAGGCCGTAGGCGTCGCGCAGGGCCGCCACGCCGGAGATCACGTTGTCGATGCCCTTGCGCGGCACGATCCTCCCCAGTTGCAACACCGCGAACTCGTCATCGCGCAGGCCGAGGCGGCGGCGGGCGGCCGCACGCACCGGCCACAGCTCGTCCGGATCGAAGCCGCAAGGCACGATCTCGATGCGCTCGGCTTCGGCTTCGTAGAGGCTGAGCATGTCCTCCCTGTCTTGCGGGCATTCGGCGACGATGCGTTCGGCCTCGCGCATCAGGCTGCGCTCAATGGCCGGGCGCAGCGCCGGGAAGCCGTCCGCCGTGCCCTGTTCGCGCCGCCGCACCAGGCCCAGGGCGTGGAAGGTGATGACGAAGGGGATGCCGAGTGCGCCCTTGACGTGCTGGGCCACCACCCCGGACATGAAGAAGTTCGCGTGCACCAGGTCATGGGCCAGGTCCTGGGCGCGCATGAAGGCGATCGTATGGCGCGCGAAGTCGTCCATGTAGGTGAGCAGCTTCTCCTTGGGCACGAAACAGGGAGGACCGGCAGGCACGTGCACCACCCGCACCCCGTCGCCCAGGTTCTCGCAGGGCGGCCGTTCGGGCGCGTCGCGACGCGTGAACACGTCGACCCGGTGCCCGAGGGCCGCGAGCTGGCGCGCCAGATGGGCCACGTAGACGTTCTGGCCGCCGCTGTCGATGCCGCCCGGCGGCGCCAATGGCGAGGCGTGTTCGCTGATCAGGGCGATGCTCAACATGGCGTGCTCCGCTGCGAGAGGTGAGGGCCGGCGATGGGGGCTTGCCGCACAAAGCCGTGCGGCATCGGCGCGCCGGTCACGCGCGCCAGCGCGGCCTGCCAGTCGGCGACGAAGCGGCCGATGCCGAAGCGTGCGCGCGCCCGCGCGCGGGCGCCCTGGCCGAGGCGGCGCGCCAGGCCGTGGTCGCGCAGCAGGTGACGCATGCCGCAAACCAGGGCGTCCAGGCGGGTGTCGACGTAGCCCGAGCGCCCGTTCTCGATCACGGTCGCCAGCTCGGTCGTGGCCAGGCCCACCACCGGCACGCCCGCCAGCATGGCCTCGATCGCGGACAGGCCCATGCTGGTGTAGCGCACAGGATGAAAGTAGAAGCGGTAGTCGGCCATGAACGCAGGCAGCTGCGCGTGGGTCACTTCTCCGAGTCCGGCGGGACCCTCGGCGCCCATGCCGACCAGGTCCAGCGGCACGACCTTGCGCACCCGCTCGAACAGGTCGGCGCCGAGCCGTCGTCCACGCCTGCCCAGATGGTTGACCACGACCAGCCCGCGTTCCTTGCCGCCGCGGTAGTGGACGCCGGGCGTTTCGGTGACGCCGTGCTCGATGACGCAGGTGGGCGTGCGGTTGTTGTCCCACATCAGCTCATTGAAGGGGGTAACGTGCACCAGCAGCAGCGTCGGGTCGTCGACCAGGTGCCGGGTGTCGGTCGGGTGGGCGCGCGGCGGATCGTGTTCGAGGTAGATCGCCGGCAGCTTGCGCTGGGCATCATTCAGCAGGGTCAAACGATCTTCGAGATACTGGTGGTCATCCTGGTAGAGGATACAGTCGAGTTCGGTGTCGCGCACCTGTTCGGCGGGCAGGTCGATCACGTTGTCGCCCCAGGGAAAATGGCCGTGGCGCCCGCCGTAGCCGGACGGCCGTCCGGGCCGCGACACCACGTAGAAGGTATGCGGCACCTGCGTCAGGTAATACAGGTAGCTGCCGTGGGTATGCCAGGTAAGGATGCGCAGCGGCCGCATGCCGGCCCCGCCTCCCTTGCCGCCGCCCGCAACTCCGCCGTCCATGTCGCCCCCCCATCGTCCATTGCCCGCTCAGGCCGCAGCGCCCTGGCCTACGTCATCGGCGCGCTGCTGCAGTTCCCACAGGCGGGCATAGAGCCCTCCCTGTTCGAGCAAGGCCTCGTGCGCGCCTCGCTCGGTGATGCGTCCACGCTCCAGCACGATGATCTCGTCCGCCGTCACCACGGTGCTCAGGCGGTGCGCGATCACCAGCACCGTGCGCCGTTCGCCCAGTCGCTCGAACTCCGCCTGGATGGCGCGTTCCGAGCGGGCATCCAGGGCCGAGGTCGCTTCGTCCAGCACCAGGATCGGCGGCGCCTTCAGGACGATACGGGCAATCGCGATTCGCTGGCGCTCGCCTCCCGACAGCTTCACGCCGCGTTCGCCGACCATGG of Massilia sp. KIM contains these proteins:
- the waaF gene encoding lipopolysaccharide heptosyltransferase II; amino-acid sequence: MNAPRWNEARNILCVRLDNLGDVLMCTPAFRALKESLPGRRLTLLTSSAGALLRDHLPELDEVIDYAAPWVRQAAGQADAPEIAARLRARRFDGAVIFTCFSQSPLPAALLLHQAGIPLRLAHCRENPYALLTDWVKETEPAEGIRHEVRRQLDLVAQVGARSDNEALSFRLHGADIAAVRARLAAHGVSQPFVLMHPGASAASRRWPARHWSRAVELVYHELGHQVVLTGVASEAELVRDILTQAQVPPGAALPLAGALSLGELGAAIALAMVVLSNNSGPAHLSAALGTPIVDLYAQTNPQHTPWQVPQRVLFHDVPCRNCFRSECPEGHHACLERVEPEQAVAAIRELVEEGGDPFGFSAPAQQAVVIPLHEAR
- a CDS encoding HAD-IIIA family hydrolase, which translates into the protein MMPASAPSPAPGARRSAVFLDKDGTLLEDLPYNLDPARMLLAPGAAPALRRLARLGYRLFVVSNQAGLALGRFDTTALHRSWRHLRALLAGEGVRLDGFYYCPHHPDGTVPALATACTCRKPAPGLLRRAALEHRIDLPSSWMVGDILDDVEAGRRAGCRTVLLDVGNETEWLRSRWRWPDIVAGGFFEGAGAIPAPGLAAAPAHPGERP
- a CDS encoding SDR family oxidoreductase; amino-acid sequence: MQADSKAASKEARRELKDKVALVTGGASGLGAALCAALAEAGARVVVADVHEDRAADHAGSLRAAGGQAGHALLDVRDPQAGAVLVERIVARDGRLDILVNNAGTDSTRPCTELSPDEWRRIVDTNLNGPFYLARAAIAPMRAAGGGHIVNITSTAAKRAWPNAAAYHASKWGLLGLSHALHAELRAEGIKVTAVVAGGMRTPFLLDRFPELDPGLLQDPADVARAILPVLCMPAGSVIPELTVLPMRETSWP
- a CDS encoding glycosyltransferase family 1 protein; this translates as MLSIALISEHASPLAPPGGIDSGGQNVYVAHLARQLAALGHRVDVFTRRDAPERPPCENLGDGVRVVHVPAGPPCFVPKEKLLTYMDDFARHTIAFMRAQDLAHDLVHANFFMSGVVAQHVKGALGIPFVITFHALGLVRRREQGTADGFPALRPAIERSLMREAERIVAECPQDREDMLSLYEAEAERIEIVPCGFDPDELWPVRAAARRRLGLRDDEFAVLQLGRIVPRKGIDNVISGVAALRDAYGLRARLLVAGGPPRFDDGPEAAELARLRALTAELGLREQVIFTGPVPRAELREFYSAADVFVTTPWYEPFGITPLEAMACATPVVGADVGGIRSTVVDGRTGYLVPPRAPGALAERLADLARHPRRARRLGLAGLRRVHDGYTWRSVAERMCGVYARAVWRADAQGLPGQGQGLPSGGALSKQH
- a CDS encoding glycosyltransferase, with translation MDGGVAGGGKGGGAGMRPLRILTWHTHGSYLYYLTQVPHTFYVVSRPGRPSGYGGRHGHFPWGDNVIDLPAEQVRDTELDCILYQDDHQYLEDRLTLLNDAQRKLPAIYLEHDPPRAHPTDTRHLVDDPTLLLVHVTPFNELMWDNNRTPTCVIEHGVTETPGVHYRGGKERGLVVVNHLGRRGRRLGADLFERVRKVVPLDLVGMGAEGPAGLGEVTHAQLPAFMADYRFYFHPVRYTSMGLSAIEAMLAGVPVVGLATTELATVIENGRSGYVDTRLDALVCGMRHLLRDHGLARRLGQGARARARARFGIGRFVADWQAALARVTGAPMPHGFVRQAPIAGPHLSQRSTPC